The Leptospiraceae bacterium genomic interval CTTTGCATCTGAGATTCCTTTTTTAAAGAAATCTTTTCGAAAAAGCGATTTCACGTCAAGTCAAAAGCGGGGAAATATTTGCCACATTAGGAAATGCTTATGCTCATTAGAGATAAATCATCAATGAGAGTTCCTTTTTCTTCTAGAAGCATTTCTATTTTTTTAAGGTTTCCTTCACTTTTTTCAATAAGTTCTAAAATTGCTGTTTCATCTTCATTGATAGATCGACCTTCGCTATTAGAGCTTAGTTCGATATCATCTTTTCCGTCACTTCCAATAATCAGGATATCATTTGACTGTAGAAATTTTCGTTCAATCGGAATTGAATTAACCGAAATAAGTCCCAGTTTAGGATTTTGATTGTTCAGTTCTAAAAAACTTGCTTTGTTATCTCTAAAAAGAACTACCTGTGGATGCTCAAAATTACTGAAAAGCAAATCACGATTAGTCTCACCTATCAAACCAAAAAAAGCTGATACAATCATAGAACCATCAAATGTTAGAAATATATTATTTAATTCTAAAACTGTAAATTGAAGCCATTCTTCTGCGGATAAGTTGGATATGCCTTTGTTCTTAGCTTGCCAGAGAATATTTAAAATGGCTGTTCCAATGACTATCGCTCCACTTGCCCCTTGCATAGATTTTCCCATTGCGTCTGCATTTAGGAAAAATACATAGCGATTTTCGGCATTCTGAAAACTAAGAGTTTCTGTTATGCAAAAATCTCCACCAATCTGTCCGGACGATTTTCTAAAATGAAATTGTTTTTTTGTTTCACAATAAAATCTGTTTGAATAAGACTAGAAGAATTATTATTTCCAATGAGTGGATTTAAAACTAGAGATGTTAAAAAATAATCTCCATCTTGAAATTCTTTTAACTTAGTAATTTGATTTAGCGATTCCCTTATTTCTTTTGTTTGTTCTTCTACTTTTAATTCGAGGTTTTCATTGATTTGTTTAATTTCATCTTCTGCTTTTTTACGAATCTGTGCTTCAATAGCTCTCGAAATTAAATCTGCAAGAGAAGCCGAGAAATTTAATTCCTCTTGTGTCCAGTTTCTAAAATCACCAACGGTTTCATTGCAAATGACTCCGACCATTTTCCGTGAAGACGAATCGGAGCGTCTAACATCGATTTGATGTTCAGTGGCGTTAAATATACTTTACTAAATTCATGCGTGCTCGGGTCAGTATGCGCGTTATCCGCACCGAGAACTCTTTCTTCGGAAAGATATTTAAAATAAGCAGGAAAAACATTCGCAAAAAGTTCAGCTCCACTGGAATGAAGAGTTTGCGTTTTCTGAAATAAATCCATTGAGAGTATCGATTGATTATCCTCGGTATAAAACCATACACTTGATCTTTCGCATCCTAGAGCTTCTGTTGCTGCTTCTGTTATTTCTTTTACGGAAGCTTCTAAATCTCCACTGTCAATGGTTTCACTTTTGGTTAATTTGAGTAAGACTTCATTTTGCTTTTTTAAAGTTTCTGTTTTTGAAATGCTCGTGATTGGTTTATGCTTTCTTATTTGCGAGTAATAGTAAGTTTCCCCTTCGTAAGACACCTGGCTTGTCATTACATCAAGCTTAATAGTCTCTTTGTTTTCAGAGAAAAATTCTTTTGTGTAAGTTCTAAATTTTTTATTAGAGTTTTGCAGGGACTTAAGTATATTTAATTCATTCTGGTTTGATTCTTCACTTGCGCAATCGTTTAAACTGGACGGAAATGTTTTATAATTTAACAAACCAAGCAGGGATTGATTTGTATACTTTATTAATCCAGCCTGTGACCAGACTAAAATTCCAATTGGATTTTGAGAAATTAACTCTTTAAAAATTTCCATAACGTTATCCGCCCTGGCTATGCAAAATGTTAGAATAGATTTTACATAATTAAATTTTGGAAATCTAGTCAATAAGAATTAACTTGAAATAAAACTTTGAATGTCGATATACTCAAGACAGAGTGGTTTTCGGATAAATAGTTTTGCTAATTCTGTCACCTCGAACATACGAAGGTGAAGGGCGCAACTAAGCGCAGGGAGGAAAAATTGTGAGAGGTCTATTTAGCTTAATACTATCGTTCTATTGCTAGATAGATTTCTCCATCCACCCACTTGCTTAGTCGCAAATCCAACCGCCAAGCGATGTTCGAAATGACAGAAGACCGAAAACCATTCTGACTTTAGTATGTTTAGCTTTGTATATTCTTCCCTTTCTATTTTATAAATAAATTTAAAATCTTATCGGTGATTATCCACTTCTCTATACGGCTCATTCGGATACTTATAATTAACCGATGATTTGAAATATTCAATCGGGGTTTCACCTATTTTGCCGTAGACACCTTCTGTTTTAAAATATCTAGAGTGGAGGATTAATTCGTATTGATAGTTGTGAACGGATACTAGCAAGGCAGAAAGAAATAAGCCAACGCCTGCTAGAGTGCGAATCGGGGCTAATACAAAGTAGTCTTTTGCTTTCTCGGCAAGGAAATTCCAGAAGAGAGCAAAGAAGACTGTAAAGAGTAAGGCAGGTATAATCCAGAATTCAAAATAATGGGGCTCGATGTCTACTCCGATGAATAGAAAAAATAAAAAGTGAAGGCTAAGAATAAAAAAATTTCTTCCGTAAAAACGGGTAAGCTTAAAGAAAAAAAAGATTAGAATCAACAGAAAAACTAAGATGAAAATGGGAAGCAAAGTATGAGTAACCTCGACGGGATTCGTGAAGGAAGTCAATTGGAATTGAAAATCCGTAAAAGCATTATACTGAATCCCGTCCGTTCTCGCAAAGAATGCATCCGTGAAACCGCGCATAGAGTATTCCGGTATATACTTAGTAATCGCTCGACCATAAGGCGATCCAACCAAATAACCAAAGATCCAATTTTGAAAACTATAAAGAGCTTCGTTGTATTCTAATTGCCAGACAACACGACCACCCCAGAGATAACACCAAGCGGTCGGAATAAAACAAAATAAAAATAGAAATAAAAGGGAGACATATCTTTTTACGAGGCTAACTTCTATTTGACTGTTATCCTGTTTGACTCTTTCAAACGCAGTCGGAATTTTCAATTGAAAAATAGAATCGGGTAAGAGTAACCCTATAAACAACGCGATGCAAGAGCCAACCATGTATTCATGAAACATTACACCGGCAAATAGCACTAAGCCGGCAAGGCAGGATACATAGATAGAATACCGTGAGTGATAAACGGCAAGTCCAGCAAGAAGCATTACAAAAAGCCAACTAGCAGGATAAATTCCTGTGTCGTTCTTTGCGGCATACGATAAGTAGCCGTGCTGAAAACCAATTGCAATGGAAGCAATCAAAGCAACTAAATACTTTCGTGTGAGTAAATACAGATATAGAAAGCAAGCTGAAATCCCAATCGAAGCAAAGAGTAGGGATCGTATTCGCAAATGAAACATTAGATTTGTGCCGAGGTAATCGGGGAAGTGCTGTGTAAGAAATCTATGAAAGTAAAATCCAGTTGGCTCAAAATGAAGATGGTGAGGGTTTACGAACTGTTTGCCTACAAAGAAAGACCGGATATTATTTGTGTAAACAATCTGATCGTGGTCTAGTTGTCTTTGGAGATTTGAGAATAGAAGTAGGAAATAGACTATTCCTAAAGTAATTGCAAATACGATTGCGTAGAAAGTTTTAGTTTTCATTGATAACTATCATACTGTTGTCATTTAATGACGATAACTTAAAAATTACGACTGTCATTTCGAACATCCCTTGGTGGTTTGATTTGTGGAAAAGAAAATGGGTGATGTGAGAAATCTATTTAGCAATAAAACGATCGTATTAAGCAAGATAGACCTCTCACGATGAAGCAGTTCGAGGTGACTGTAATTCCATGTCAAAGTCCTCATTTCTTATCAAAACTAATTATCTCATTTAAAGCAAGTCTTGCCTTGCTAATAGAACGAATCTTCCAGCTTTCGCCATTTCCAAGATGCAAAGTCAAAGTGCCAATTCCGAAGATGCGGGTAATCAGAGTATCCTCAAGCTCGTGCTGGACTTTTTTCTCTTTTAGAATATGAATCTTTCTTTTGAAAAGATTACTCTCTATAAAGATAATCGTTCGCTGACTTTTGGAAAGATACATACAAGAAAAAAAATATTCCAGTAAGATTATTTCAAGGCTAATCCAGTGAAACCCAATGAGGGCTATTAAAAAATACTGAGCAATTTGCGTAAAGAAATTAGGCTCTGGAACTTTTAAATTAAATATCTTAGGAAAATGAAAAAATAAAAATCCGTCACTGAGTAGACTTGCTAACTTAGGATAAAAGCTATACCCATAAACGGCTAATCCTGTTAAGCCGACCATTAGTAAAAATACAAAGAATCTATTCGAGCGGTAAACAGTTATTTCCCCTGATGCTAAGCCTGTCCACGATTGGAATCTCGCTTCTGTGTAGGCTTTGTATTTGGATTTTATTTTTTTAAACATGTAAGTCCCATGTTTTCATTCTTGACTGCTTATAAAAAATGTAAATCAAAATATGTGTGTAGGATTGGTTAAATGCATTGTAATAGATACATCTAGTAGCAGTCCATGTTGCAGTTCATATAGCAGTTTAACTTTCGGTATAAAAATTTCTGGGTATAGGGAAACTGCAAGATGAACTGCAACTTGAACTGCAACATCGTGCAAGGTTAGGGTAATTTTATATCATGGATATTTAATTTAAGCCTTGACTTGGAATATCGCATATTTACGATATACACTATGGCTCTTAACAAGAAGAATGAATTCGATAAAGATATGATAAAATTGTCGGAGTTTGCGAAAGCGCTTTCGCATCCTGCAAGAATCGCAATTTTACAAACGATAGCAGAAAAAAAAGAATGTATCTGCGGGGAAATTGTAGAAGTAATTCCACTCGCTCAATCAACGGTGTCTCAACATTTAAAAGACCTAAAGGACGTAGGATTTATTCAAGGTGATATAGATGGTGCAAAGTCTTGCTACTGTATTAATTGGAAAAAGCTAGATGAGTTTTACAATTCTATCAATCAAGTTTATAAAAGTTTAAATAAGTATAAGAAGAATTCAAAGTTAGATTGCAAGAATTAAGGAGTTTAACATGAAAAAAATTTTAGTTTTATGCACAGGAAATAGTTGCAGAAGTCAAATGGCAGAAGGCTTTCTACGATACTTCGCAAATGGAAAAGCAGAAATTTATAGTGCTGGAATTGAAACTCACGGAGTAAATCCCAATGCAATATTGTATATGAAAGAAGCCGGAATTGATATTTCCAAACATACTTCCAATCATGTGAACGAATATGAGAAAGTTCAATTTGATTTTATCATTACTGTTTGCGATCATGCAAAAGAAAACTGTCCCTACATTCCTTCGAACGCAAAAAGATTTCATCACAATTTTTCAGATCCATCTAAGGTAAAGGGAAGTGAAGAAGAAATTGCAAATGCTTTTCGAAAAACGCGGGATGAAGTAAAAGAATACAGTAAAAAATTTATAGAGGAAAATTTATAAAATGAAATCCGATAAACAACTTTCCTTTTTAGATCGTTACTTAACTCTATGGATTTTTTTGGCAATGTTTTTAGGCGTAGGCATTGGACATTTTTTTCCTGAAACTCCGACTCTATTAAATCAATTTCAAAGTGGCTCTACAAATTTAC includes:
- a CDS encoding SpoIIE family protein phosphatase; protein product: MGKSMQGASGAIVIGTAILNILWQAKNKGISNLSAEEWLQFTVLELNNIFLTFDGSMIVSAFFGLIGETNRDLLFSNFEHPQVVLFRDNKASFLELNNQNPKLGLISVNSIPIERKFLQSNDILIIGSDGKDDIELSSNSEGRSINEDETAILELIEKSEGNLKKIEMLLEEKGTLIDDLSLMSISIS
- a CDS encoding GAF domain-containing protein — translated: MEIFKELISQNPIGILVWSQAGLIKYTNQSLLGLLNYKTFPSSLNDCASEESNQNELNILKSLQNSNKKFRTYTKEFFSENKETIKLDVMTSQVSYEGETYYYSQIRKHKPITSISKTETLKKQNEVLLKLTKSETIDSGDLEASVKEITEAATEALGCERSSVWFYTEDNQSILSMDLFQKTQTLHSSGAELFANVFPAYFKYLSEERVLGADNAHTDPSTHEFSKVYLTPLNIKSMLDAPIRLHGKWSESFAMKPLVILETGHKRN
- a CDS encoding PH domain-containing protein produces the protein MFKKIKSKYKAYTEARFQSWTGLASGEITVYRSNRFFVFLLMVGLTGLAVYGYSFYPKLASLLSDGFLFFHFPKIFNLKVPEPNFFTQIAQYFLIALIGFHWISLEIILLEYFFSCMYLSKSQRTIIFIESNLFKRKIHILKEKKVQHELEDTLITRIFGIGTLTLHLGNGESWKIRSISKARLALNEIISFDKK
- a CDS encoding winged helix-turn-helix transcriptional regulator, translating into MALNKKNEFDKDMIKLSEFAKALSHPARIAILQTIAEKKECICGEIVEVIPLAQSTVSQHLKDLKDVGFIQGDIDGAKSCYCINWKKLDEFYNSINQVYKSLNKYKKNSKLDCKN
- a CDS encoding arsenate reductase ArsC → MKKILVLCTGNSCRSQMAEGFLRYFANGKAEIYSAGIETHGVNPNAILYMKEAGIDISKHTSNHVNEYEKVQFDFIITVCDHAKENCPYIPSNAKRFHHNFSDPSKVKGSEEEIANAFRKTRDEVKEYSKKFIEENL